Proteins co-encoded in one Bacteroidota bacterium genomic window:
- a CDS encoding glycoside hydrolase family 127 protein has translation MIKSILRYSREILKIFFRGRSRYLVREKLRLWFKRKAWLSLDPATREEAAEGLDSSAGWLITAQKMMKDNGMGSYSLSGSWSSSYPETTGYIIPTLLDYYRFSKQEEARIAALKAAAWLVSIQLDNGGWQGGRMNENRPAIVFNTGQVLRGLIAAWEETRLEEYLDCAIRGADWLCDVQHPDGYWKKNALMNQARVYDSYVDVPLLNLWKITGNQRYADHALRNLEWITRKKQMGNGWFSDCDNTMKHNDRPILHTIAYTIDGLHDCGTILGNKELLEAAAYPADMLAGIYKKQGFLHGRYDEKWNGSEHPILTGMAQMAIVWLKLAGQSKDGDYKHLAGKLLSQLLWLQEKNGSRDIQGAITGSFPMWGRYEPFAYPNWAVKFFSDALLRYCLQPE, from the coding sequence ATGATCAAAAGTATACTAAGATACTCCAGGGAAATATTGAAGATCTTTTTCCGTGGCCGTTCGCGCTATCTTGTCAGGGAAAAATTGAGATTATGGTTTAAGAGAAAAGCGTGGCTTTCGCTGGATCCGGCGACCAGGGAAGAAGCTGCTGAAGGTCTGGATTCTTCAGCAGGATGGCTGATCACGGCCCAAAAAATGATGAAGGATAATGGAATGGGCTCCTACAGTCTTTCCGGATCCTGGTCATCCTCCTATCCGGAAACCACCGGTTATATTATCCCCACTTTATTGGATTATTACAGGTTTTCAAAGCAGGAGGAAGCCCGGATAGCCGCCCTGAAAGCCGCTGCATGGCTTGTTTCCATACAGCTCGACAATGGTGGCTGGCAGGGCGGAAGGATGAATGAGAACCGCCCCGCCATCGTTTTTAACACCGGACAGGTCTTGCGTGGCCTCATCGCCGCATGGGAGGAAACCCGGCTGGAAGAATATCTTGATTGTGCCATAAGAGGCGCAGACTGGTTATGCGATGTGCAACACCCCGATGGCTACTGGAAAAAGAACGCTTTGATGAACCAGGCCCGCGTTTATGATTCCTATGTCGACGTTCCTCTGCTGAACCTATGGAAGATTACCGGAAATCAACGCTATGCCGACCATGCCCTGCGTAACCTCGAATGGATAACCCGTAAAAAACAAATGGGAAACGGATGGTTTTCTGATTGTGATAATACCATGAAACATAACGACCGCCCTATCCTGCACACCATCGCTTATACCATCGACGGGTTACACGACTGCGGAACTATACTAGGAAACAAGGAATTATTGGAAGCAGCCGCCTATCCGGCAGATATGCTGGCAGGGATTTATAAAAAACAGGGTTTTCTTCACGGCAGATACGATGAGAAATGGAATGGCTCTGAACATCCCATACTCACAGGAATGGCCCAAATGGCAATAGTCTGGCTGAAACTGGCTGGTCAATCCAAGGATGGAGATTATAAACACCTGGCCGGTAAACTGCTGTCTCAACTCTTATGGCTGCAGGAAAAAAATGGTAGCAGAGATATCCAGGGAGCAATTACCGGATCTTTTCCTATGTGGGGGCGCTATGAGCCATTCGCCTATCCAAACTGGGCGGTTAAGTTTTTTTCCGATGCCTTGCTAAGGTATTGCCTTCAACCCGAATAA